One window of the Colletotrichum lupini chromosome 9, complete sequence genome contains the following:
- a CDS encoding HVA22 family TB2/DP1 protein codes for MFDIFAHLLSSIASFLFPLFASYKALKTSDPAQLTPWLMYWVVLACALLVESWTEWILVWIPFYAYIRLLFLLYLVLPQTQGARIIYQTHVHPFLQDNEAQIEEFISEAHDKLKAAGIAYLKRAIELIKTNVLGLPPGDPEPAPQPSAAAAPAGHPPQSYTQSLLARFSVPAARWAPAAGTGHTGADFYNLLAGAYSAATGGGQHQDLSKSGSIIPPNLQGGERTSFIAAQRERLAFLLKALEREEAATSSSAHPETFSRSLGSMQLDGSEEEEVTQRPPSAHSGLSKSRSETDFEKIDAESGAEDLGGDDEDGSVRRRQTSGGSSWMPWGWGATPTAENPEGGSSSGVHK; via the exons ATGTTTGACATATTCGCCCACCTCTTATC CTCCATCGCTTCCTTCCTCTTCCCCCTCTTCGCCTCTTACAAGGCCCTCAAGACCTCCGACCCGGCACAACTGACACCATGGCTCATGTACTGGGTCGTCCTCGCCTGCGCACTCCTCGTCGAGTCCTGGACTGAATGGATCCTTGTCTG GATCCCCTTCTACGCCTATATCCGCCTCCTGTTCCTCCTCTACCTCGTCCTTCCCCAAACCCAAGGCGCCCGCATCATCTACCAAACCCACGTCCACCCTTTCCTGCAAGACAACGAGGCTCAAATCGAAGAGTTCATCTCCGAGGCCCACGACAAACTGAAAGCCGCCGGCATCGCCTACCTCAAACGCGCAATCGAGCTCATCAAGACAAACGTCCTCGGCCTGCCCCCAGGCGACCCCGAACCCGCGCCCCAGCCCTCCGCTGCAGCCGCTCCTGCCGGCCACCCACCGCAGTCCTACACGCAGTCCCTCCTCGCCCGGTTTAGCGTCCCCGCCGCGCGCTGGGCTCCCGCTGCCGGAACTGGCCACACAGGCGCTGACTTTTACAACCTCCTCGCCGGCGCCTACTCCGCCGCTACCGGTGGGGGACAGCACCAGGACCTGTCCAAGTCCGGCTCCATTATCCCGCCGAACCTCCAGGGTGGCGAGAGGACGAGCTTCATCGCCGCCCAGCGTGAGCGTCTCGCCTTCCTCCTCAAGGCTCTCGAGCGTGAGGAGGCAGCGACGTCATCGTCGGCGCATCCCGAAACTTTTAGCCGCTCCCTGGGGAGCATGCAGCTCGACGGcagcgaggaggaggaagtgaCGCAGAGACCGCCGAGCGCGCACAGCGGACTCAGCAAATCGCGGAGTGAGACCGATTTCGAAAAGATTGACGCCGAAAGCGGGGCCGAGGACCTCGGTGGCGATGACGAGGACGGATCCGTTAGGCGGAGGCAGACTAGCGGGGGATCGTCGTGGATGCCGTGGGGATGGGGCGCTACACCGACGGCTGAGAATCCCGAGGGTGGATCTAGCTCGGGCGTGCACAAGTGA